In Paenibacillus sp. J23TS9, a single genomic region encodes these proteins:
- a CDS encoding GNAT family N-acetyltransferase, with amino-acid sequence MLIHKGTVPIKTKWLVLRKFTMNDKHSVYHNMTSDVQVTKYLSWETHESLEKTAEMLTKWISGYENPEFYRWAIEFEDEVIGSVHLLDISNKSCRCDSGYYIGSRWWNIGIVTETAYEVMRFAFEVIGMHKIVAWHDADNAASGQVSRLYNHTNFFLSYYPE; translated from the coding sequence GTGCTGATACATAAAGGAACAGTTCCGATAAAAACGAAATGGCTGGTTTTACGTAAGTTTACAATGAACGATAAACATTCGGTATACCACAACATGACAAGTGATGTTCAAGTGACAAAATATTTGTCGTGGGAGACCCACGAATCGCTAGAAAAAACGGCTGAAATGCTTACCAAATGGATATCAGGATACGAAAATCCCGAGTTTTACCGTTGGGCGATTGAGTTTGAAGATGAAGTGATAGGTTCAGTTCATTTGCTTGATATATCAAATAAGTCATGTCGTTGCGACTCGGGCTATTATATCGGTTCAAGATGGTGGAATATCGGTATTGTAACGGAAACCGCATATGAAGTCATGAGATTTGCATTTGAAGTAATAGGCATGCACAAAATAGTAGCTTGGCACGATGCAGACAATGCTGCATCAGGACAAGTTTCTAGGCTATACAACCATACAAACTTCTTTCTGAGCTACTACCCCGAATAG
- a CDS encoding phosphotransferase enzyme family protein has protein sequence MDYTKCFEEVILNYSFIDPIVDFIRHNENITFKVTEKESEDTYLLRIHKPITQNMQGVQNTREAIQSELEYLLALSSQSEFPVQIPVPNINGELVTNIVIESQEVYCSVLRWIAGETMTKIDFTNEEMVTTLGKRIAHLHQFSRSFKHGLNFIRPHYELEWLNNMLTKFRAGENIGIITTEEFKLLENTISLVTDRMKGLSKNSETWGFIHADIHHSNLVSTSSGISFIDFGISGFGYYAMDVASAVLFTKSELRDDLLSGYTNIISREIDIAQLEDFMFLVICELYAFRVSNEGMHLWIREHIPSLIELCKSLLNGKMVFYEINQRGLAN, from the coding sequence ATGGATTATACGAAGTGTTTTGAAGAAGTTATACTGAACTATTCTTTTATAGACCCTATTGTGGATTTTATTCGCCATAATGAAAACATTACTTTTAAGGTAACAGAAAAGGAATCTGAAGACACTTACTTGTTACGAATACATAAACCAATTACACAAAACATGCAGGGTGTACAAAACACGCGTGAGGCAATTCAATCCGAGCTAGAATATTTGTTAGCTTTGTCATCTCAATCCGAATTTCCTGTTCAAATCCCTGTTCCAAATATAAACGGTGAACTAGTAACAAACATTGTCATTGAAAGCCAAGAAGTATATTGTTCCGTTTTGAGATGGATTGCAGGGGAAACCATGACCAAGATAGATTTCACTAATGAGGAAATGGTTACTACGTTGGGGAAGCGTATTGCACATTTACATCAGTTTTCGAGGAGCTTCAAACATGGTTTGAACTTTATAAGACCCCATTATGAGCTAGAGTGGCTTAATAACATGTTGACCAAATTTCGAGCAGGCGAAAATATTGGTATTATCACCACCGAGGAATTTAAACTTCTTGAAAATACAATTTCGCTGGTAACCGATCGTATGAAAGGGTTGAGCAAAAATTCTGAAACATGGGGATTCATCCATGCCGACATTCACCATAGCAACCTAGTTAGCACATCATCGGGAATCTCATTCATTGACTTTGGAATATCGGGATTTGGATATTACGCAATGGATGTAGCTTCTGCTGTCCTATTTACTAAAAGTGAATTACGGGATGATCTGCTTTCCGGCTACACAAATATAATTTCAAGGGAGATAGACATTGCACAATTAGAAGATTTTATGTTTTTGGTAATATGCGAACTCTACGCATTTCGAGTAAGCAATGAAGGAATGCATCTATGGATACGTGAACATATACCAAGTCTGATTGAACTTTGTAAATCCTTGCTTAATGGCAAAATGGTTTTTTATGAAATCAATCAAAGAGGCTTAGCAAACTAG
- a CDS encoding tyrosine-type recombinase/integrase, which translates to MQIRGEIEANVYPHRYRHTYTCQLLDNSAPLDCIQGMLGHEKALTTQIYAQLRGERRRELYRRFF; encoded by the coding sequence TTGCAGATCCGAGGAGAGATTGAAGCGAATGTATACCCACATCGATATCGGCATACCTATACGTGCCAACTCCTTGATAACAGTGCCCCTCTGGATTGCATCCAGGGGATGCTCGGTCATGAGAAGGCTTTAACCACGCAAATCTACGCACAACTCCGCGGCGAGCGCCGGAGGGAACTTTATCGACGATTTTTTTAG
- a CDS encoding P-loop domain-containing protein has translation MIYEGSYYDEGGTISDPTYWNNDVAYYIERTHKLTLDIPCITIKIPFDRLGLDENMDQVVLSDFALREWVNHIETLNELIYNRSRSDKENGAFYCFRPTNVVLQRNASFVEVISEKWYLCLMITVQLPFKNNDKAMRMLCKMLPKEVEELIANFDLTKLYAAYELVKKQNMIREWLKYSDYSAFIANGSILPRNKDNSGPLEGALPFTSPEDVEVEICGLRGMGIKHGVTVITGGGYSGKSTLLDALNSGIYNHSIGDGREIVITDQSAMEISAEEGRSINNINITPFIKWIPNRSAEQFSTDYASGSTSQAANIMEAINYGCKLLLIDEDRSATNFMIQDTRMRSLIKREPITPLTERVRELYEAVGVSSVLIIGGSSEFLSVADQIIMMDNFVPKNVTQQAKKLCEDDKPRERIPFTKWEIDRKITSDHFSSYPQGSGREKLVVSAMGYMLIGDEQIDIRGLYNITSHAQLAAIAFLIRKIAISNQDRLIILHDKIKKALEDMEREGVDIVFSSSFSGFERWLELPRINEVLSVINRMKHLNFIQLEPSENL, from the coding sequence ATGATTTATGAAGGTTCATATTATGATGAAGGGGGTACGATAAGTGACCCAACCTATTGGAATAATGATGTTGCCTATTACATTGAACGGACACATAAACTCACACTAGATATACCATGTATCACCATAAAAATACCTTTTGACCGTCTCGGCTTAGATGAAAATATGGATCAGGTTGTTCTCTCAGATTTTGCATTAAGAGAATGGGTTAATCATATTGAGACATTAAATGAATTGATTTATAACCGGTCACGTTCTGATAAAGAAAATGGTGCTTTTTATTGTTTTCGTCCAACTAATGTGGTGTTGCAACGTAATGCATCCTTTGTCGAAGTCATCTCGGAAAAATGGTATCTATGCTTAATGATTACAGTTCAACTTCCATTCAAGAATAATGATAAAGCTATGCGCATGCTCTGCAAAATGCTTCCAAAAGAAGTGGAAGAGTTAATAGCCAACTTTGATCTTACCAAATTATATGCTGCCTATGAATTGGTAAAAAAACAAAATATGATTCGCGAATGGCTGAAATACAGTGATTATAGTGCGTTTATTGCGAATGGCAGCATTTTGCCAAGAAATAAAGACAACAGCGGTCCATTGGAGGGTGCCTTGCCTTTTACATCCCCGGAAGATGTCGAAGTTGAAATCTGTGGTTTGCGAGGAATGGGAATAAAACATGGTGTAACGGTCATCACCGGTGGTGGTTACTCGGGTAAAAGCACATTGCTGGATGCGCTAAATTCGGGGATTTACAATCACAGCATAGGTGATGGACGAGAAATTGTGATTACAGATCAAAGTGCAATGGAAATATCTGCAGAGGAAGGCCGTTCCATAAACAATATCAATATCACGCCTTTCATAAAATGGATACCCAATCGTTCGGCTGAACAGTTTTCGACTGACTACGCCTCAGGTTCTACATCTCAAGCCGCAAATATTATGGAGGCAATTAACTACGGGTGTAAGCTTCTTCTTATTGATGAAGACAGAAGTGCGACGAATTTTATGATTCAAGACACTAGAATGCGTTCATTAATCAAGCGTGAACCCATTACACCTTTAACTGAACGTGTCAGGGAGCTATATGAAGCTGTTGGCGTATCTTCCGTTCTTATTATTGGAGGTAGCAGTGAATTTTTATCCGTTGCTGACCAAATCATCATGATGGACAATTTTGTGCCCAAAAACGTAACCCAGCAAGCAAAAAAATTATGTGAAGATGACAAACCACGCGAACGTATCCCCTTTACAAAATGGGAGATAGATAGAAAAATAACCTCCGATCACTTTTCGAGCTATCCACAAGGCAGTGGTAGAGAAAAGTTAGTGGTTTCGGCTATGGGATACATGTTAATAGGTGATGAACAAATTGATATCAGAGGGCTTTACAATATCACATCACACGCCCAGCTTGCAGCTATTGCCTTTTTAATTCGTAAAATCGCTATAAGTAATCAGGATCGCCTCATTATTCTACATGATAAGATTAAAAAAGCTCTTGAAGATATGGAGAGAGAAGGAGTGGATATTGTATTTTCTTCTTCTTTTTCTGGCTTCGAAAGATGGCTAGAATTACCAAGAATTAATGAAGTATTATCTGTCATAAACCGAATGAAACATTTGAATTTTATTCAGCTTGAGCCCTCTGAAAACCTCTAA